The following are encoded in a window of Pseudofrancisella aestuarii genomic DNA:
- a CDS encoding 4'-phosphopantetheinyl transferase family protein, with protein MKYDLDLSCINQKELSEIYKYKQYYDRYKRILSRCFLYKFLKKNGYEKRFLNFDYNDFKRPFLLDNKFKFSFSYSDKYILVAISNSVKELGADIENTQNNIDINLLYREVMSIEEIKYFESLIGNVNKQKFFYDVWTIKESYVKALGEGLFIDVKSLDIFDLQKKECIKKYDLDTDYKIAITIIHA; from the coding sequence GTGAAGTATGATTTAGACCTTAGTTGTATTAATCAAAAAGAGTTATCTGAAATATATAAATATAAACAATATTATGATCGTTATAAAAGAATACTATCTAGATGTTTTCTTTATAAATTTTTGAAAAAAAATGGTTATGAAAAAAGATTTTTAAATTTTGATTATAATGATTTTAAGCGACCTTTTTTGCTAGACAATAAATTCAAATTTAGTTTTTCTTATAGTGATAAATATATTCTAGTAGCAATTTCTAACTCAGTTAAAGAATTAGGTGCAGATATAGAAAACACACAAAATAATATAGATATAAATCTTTTATATAGAGAAGTTATGTCTATTGAGGAAATTAAATATTTTGAATCATTAATAGGAAATGTTAACAAACAAAAGTTTTTTTATGATGTTTGGACTATTAAAGAGTCATATGTTAAAGCTTTAGGAGAGGGTTTATTTATTGATGTAAAGTCATTAGACATATTTGATCTGCAGAAGAAAGAATGTATAAAGAAATATGATTTAGATACAGATTATAAAATAGCTATTACAATTATACACGCTTAA
- a CDS encoding Mur ligase family protein — protein sequence MSMPEGYSRRLVGPNLFFKETGTVLDVPLKDNKDEMTKLFYKEAERILPALGWKDIKITHKFFRNGVRLAFIAPVDITMPACDVIDFVWLSAREIVEKGCAKSIEEAKAKLLPLINEDKNLTYRKLYDLAKSKGFNVFREKNKAFIGSGKGSYEVDLSNVDFDNIPWSDIYDIPAIIVTGTNGKTTTVRLTDFICRYAGKLTGYTSTDWVKVNNELIDEGDYSGPTGHQFVLTNKKVEVALLESARGGLLKRGLIETFANAAAVTNVSADHLGEDGIETVAELAEAKSIVFRTMGENSHAIINLDDKYMKQRFDTLKCKKIVVTQHPENHDMNYYLANADYASIVENGKFCWVDKGVKKELLNIVDAPITIKGFAKHNVENAMLAIALAFKLGVSLDTITSALKTYVNDASVNPGRANFFEVEGKTVVLDYGHNEAAIDALLTMVQAYYKGGKKYLLIGTTGDRKNIISPINDVILKHGVDFVVLKETVKYLRGAEPGELPKAIKEDLAKKGFDTVNKTHLVHKELDGVKYILDKLGPNDIGVLFCQAELGEIVEYLESLPKD from the coding sequence ATGTCAATGCCAGAAGGTTATTCTAGAAGATTAGTCGGACCAAATTTGTTTTTTAAAGAGACAGGTACGGTTTTAGATGTTCCTCTAAAAGATAATAAAGATGAAATGACAAAGCTTTTTTATAAGGAAGCTGAAAGAATATTACCAGCTTTAGGTTGGAAAGATATTAAGATAACTCATAAGTTTTTTCGCAATGGAGTTAGACTTGCATTCATAGCCCCTGTAGATATAACTATGCCAGCTTGTGATGTTATAGATTTTGTTTGGCTGTCAGCAAGAGAAATTGTTGAAAAGGGCTGTGCAAAATCTATAGAAGAAGCAAAAGCAAAGCTTTTGCCATTAATTAATGAAGATAAAAATCTAACTTATCGTAAATTGTATGATCTTGCTAAAAGTAAAGGCTTTAATGTTTTTAGAGAAAAGAACAAGGCCTTTATAGGTTCAGGTAAAGGAAGTTATGAAGTTGATTTATCTAATGTTGATTTTGATAATATCCCTTGGAGTGATATTTATGATATTCCAGCTATTATCGTAACAGGGACAAACGGTAAAACAACAACAGTAAGATTAACAGATTTTATTTGTAGATATGCTGGTAAATTAACTGGTTATACTTCAACAGATTGGGTAAAAGTTAATAATGAGTTGATTGATGAAGGTGACTATTCTGGTCCTACAGGGCATCAGTTTGTGTTAACAAATAAAAAAGTTGAAGTAGCATTATTAGAATCTGCTAGAGGAGGTCTTTTAAAAAGAGGCCTTATAGAAACATTTGCTAATGCAGCAGCGGTTACTAATGTTTCAGCTGACCATTTAGGTGAAGATGGAATTGAGACAGTTGCAGAGTTAGCTGAAGCAAAATCTATTGTCTTTAGAACAATGGGTGAGAATTCACATGCTATTATCAATTTAGATGATAAATATATGAAACAACGTTTTGATACATTAAAGTGTAAAAAGATTGTTGTTACTCAGCATCCAGAGAATCACGATATGAATTATTATTTAGCAAATGCTGATTATGCTAGTATCGTTGAAAATGGTAAATTTTGTTGGGTTGATAAGGGTGTTAAGAAAGAGTTGTTAAATATTGTTGATGCACCAATAACAATTAAAGGTTTCGCAAAACATAATGTAGAGAATGCTATGTTGGCTATTGCTTTAGCATTTAAACTTGGCGTTAGCTTAGATACTATTACATCAGCTTTGAAAACATATGTTAATGATGCTAGTGTAAATCCAGGTAGAGCAAACTTTTTTGAAGTTGAAGGTAAAACTGTTGTGCTTGATTATGGTCATAATGAAGCTGCTATAGATGCTCTATTAACTATGGTTCAAGCATATTATAAAGGTGGTAAAAAATATTTACTTATTGGCACAACAGGTGACAGAAAGAATATTATCAGCCCAATAAATGATGTGATTTTAAAACATGGAGTTGATTTTGTTGTCCTAAAAGAGACTGTTAAGTATCTAAGAGGAGCAGAGCCAGGGGAGTTGCCAAAAGCTATTAAAGAAGACTTAGCTAAAAAAGGCTTTGATACTGTGAATAAAACTCATTTAGTTCATAAAGAGCTTGATGGCGTTAAATATATCTTAGATAAATTAGGTCCTAATGATATAGGTGTTTTATTTTGTCAGGCTGAGCTAGGTGAAATTGTAGAATATTTAGAAAGTTTACCTAAAGATTAA
- a CDS encoding rubredoxin has protein sequence MEYRKYICIVCGLIYDEAEGWPEDNIAPGTKWEDVPEDWECPDCGVSKEEFELLEE, from the coding sequence ATGGAATATAGAAAATATATATGTATAGTGTGTGGCTTGATATATGATGAAGCTGAAGGTTGGCCAGAAGATAATATCGCTCCAGGCACTAAATGGGAAGATGTCCCTGAAGACTGGGAATGCCCAGATTGTGGTGTTAGTAAAGAGGAATTTGAACTTCTAGAAGAATAG
- a CDS encoding rhodanese-like domain-containing protein, giving the protein MQHSEGFLKIVNDAKSRIEECNVDDIYNMNQNGTLDGLLIDTREESEFAKGYIPNAIHISKGIIESVIENTIPNKNQKMYFYCGGGFRSALVADSLRQMGYKNVISVDGGWRGWNSKNYPIQQPQDSIPKEFIKLVNDAKSKIKECSSSELYSKIQSNQLDGIIIDTREDSEFARFHIQGATHLSKGQLEVKIENLVPNKDQTLYLYCGSGYRSALATSSLQNMGYKNVISISDGIQGWIKNNYPLVQS; this is encoded by the coding sequence ATGCAACACTCAGAAGGTTTTTTAAAAATAGTCAATGATGCAAAATCTAGAATAGAAGAATGCAATGTAGATGATATATATAATATGAATCAAAATGGAACTTTGGATGGTCTTCTAATAGATACTAGAGAAGAATCTGAGTTTGCTAAAGGTTATATTCCTAATGCTATACATATTAGTAAAGGAATCATTGAATCAGTAATAGAAAATACTATTCCAAACAAAAATCAAAAAATGTATTTTTATTGTGGAGGCGGATTTCGTTCAGCTTTAGTAGCAGATAGTTTAAGACAAATGGGATATAAGAATGTAATCTCTGTAGATGGAGGATGGAGAGGCTGGAACTCAAAAAACTATCCAATTCAACAACCTCAAGATAGTATTCCAAAGGAATTTATAAAGCTTGTTAATGATGCTAAATCTAAAATAAAAGAATGTTCTTCTTCTGAACTTTACAGCAAAATTCAAAGCAACCAATTAGATGGCATAATAATTGATACTCGTGAAGACTCTGAATTTGCAAGATTTCATATCCAAGGAGCAACTCATCTTAGCAAAGGCCAATTAGAAGTGAAAATAGAAAACCTTGTTCCAAATAAAGATCAAACACTATATTTATATTGTGGTAGTGGCTATCGCTCTGCTTTAGCAACATCTAGTCTACAAAATATGGGATATAAAAACGTAATTTCAATATCTGATGGAATACAAGGCTGGATAAAAAACAACTATCCTTTAGTACAAAGCTAA
- a CDS encoding 1-aminocyclopropane-1-carboxylate deaminase → MSSQIFQKVIFDNKPFIIMRDDLSHPILSGNKARKLGFILNNPNHFSHIKTIVSFGGNQSNFMLALSQLAKLKKWEFHYWIKPLPKFLKQQKLGNIKLALDNGMQLFETQEELSLHSIKHLYKNFDNSLYFFDQGGRQKEAEEGIKDCADEISQYCQSNNITNYSVVIASGTGTTALFLEKYLPNKVYTVSCVGCDDYLKQQILNVDNKINIPKILSKPFKSNFGNLDFENYKIYKNLLKQTNIEFDLLYDPIAWRVLLENYHNLPKPVFYIHCGGVSGNLSMIKRYEKQLT, encoded by the coding sequence ATGTCTTCTCAAATTTTCCAAAAAGTCATCTTCGATAATAAACCATTTATTATTATGAGAGACGATTTATCTCACCCTATATTATCTGGAAATAAAGCAAGAAAGCTAGGATTTATTTTAAATAATCCAAATCACTTTTCTCATATAAAAACTATTGTGTCCTTTGGAGGAAATCAATCTAATTTTATGCTAGCTCTATCTCAACTTGCTAAGTTGAAAAAATGGGAGTTTCATTATTGGATAAAACCTTTACCCAAATTTTTAAAACAACAAAAATTAGGAAATATAAAATTAGCTCTGGATAATGGCATGCAACTTTTTGAAACCCAAGAGGAGTTAAGTCTACATTCTATAAAACATCTCTATAAAAACTTTGATAATAGCCTTTATTTTTTTGATCAAGGAGGTCGTCAAAAAGAAGCTGAAGAAGGAATAAAGGATTGTGCTGATGAAATATCTCAGTACTGCCAAAGCAATAACATAACAAACTATAGCGTTGTTATAGCCTCTGGAACCGGTACTACAGCTCTTTTTCTAGAAAAGTATTTGCCAAATAAGGTATATACAGTTTCCTGCGTTGGATGTGATGACTATCTTAAACAACAAATACTAAATGTAGATAACAAAATTAACATCCCTAAAATATTATCAAAACCTTTTAAATCTAATTTTGGCAATCTTGATTTTGAAAACTATAAAATATATAAAAACCTACTAAAACAAACTAATATTGAATTTGACCTTCTCTATGATCCTATTGCATGGAGAGTCTTATTAGAAAACTATCACAACCTACCTAAACCAGTTTTTTATATTCATTGTGGAGGTGTTAGTGGAAATCTATCTATGATAAAAAGATATGAAAAACAGCTTACTTAA
- a CDS encoding Bcr/CflA family efflux MFS transporter: MPTITRNSKLFPVVLAIFAALPPLAINTYAPAIPLIADNFGVTDADVLATFTTYFIGFSFGMLFWGAVSDKYGRKNIILIGTFIYVISTILCSLSTSFKMLESLRLIQGLSDSVGGVIAFSIARDCYKGHKLTNMVATIVIIMLVAPIVAPIIGTVLTYTTNTWQSSFHFLTLYGVILLVFALMIEETLNKDNRQKSIKEIIPSYFSHLKNPGFMLATIASGMAWTVLFMYIASASIIYLKIYNTGPVLYCIYYAMAVIASIMANLLIKRLSSHVNSLKYTNISISLLIICCLGLFIISKFNLDNALNYTIFMCILCLSVSFTCTILYSFSMNVVSHNFGTANSISNFLKNMIAGGGALIISYYHSTILVNIVSFYQLLFIILCMLLVLTIYQLKIKTSIDED, encoded by the coding sequence ATCCCTACTATTACTAGAAATTCTAAACTCTTCCCTGTCGTTCTTGCTATCTTTGCAGCCTTACCTCCTTTAGCAATTAATACCTATGCTCCTGCTATCCCACTTATAGCAGATAACTTCGGTGTTACAGATGCCGATGTTTTAGCAACATTCACTACATATTTTATTGGATTTTCATTTGGTATGCTTTTCTGGGGAGCTGTTTCTGATAAATATGGTAGAAAAAACATAATTTTAATTGGTACTTTTATTTATGTTATTAGCACTATTCTTTGCTCATTAAGCACTAGCTTTAAAATGCTTGAGTCACTAAGGCTTATACAAGGCTTATCTGACTCTGTGGGTGGAGTTATAGCATTTTCTATAGCTAGAGATTGTTATAAAGGTCATAAGCTCACTAACATGGTTGCAACTATAGTAATAATAATGCTTGTTGCTCCAATAGTTGCTCCTATTATAGGCACAGTATTAACATATACTACTAATACATGGCAAAGCTCATTCCACTTTCTAACCTTATACGGCGTGATTCTATTAGTATTTGCTTTAATGATAGAGGAAACATTAAACAAAGATAATAGACAAAAGAGTATTAAAGAGATTATCCCTAGTTATTTTAGTCACCTTAAAAATCCAGGATTTATGTTAGCTACTATAGCATCTGGCATGGCATGGACAGTTTTATTTATGTACATAGCTTCAGCTTCTATTATTTATCTAAAAATCTATAATACAGGACCAGTTTTATATTGTATTTATTATGCAATGGCAGTAATAGCATCAATTATGGCAAATTTACTTATTAAGCGTCTTTCAAGTCATGTAAATAGTTTAAAATATACAAATATTAGTATTTCACTTTTGATTATCTGTTGTTTAGGACTTTTTATCATTTCTAAATTCAACTTAGATAATGCTCTAAACTATACAATCTTTATGTGTATTCTTTGTTTGTCTGTCTCTTTTACATGTACGATATTATATTCTTTCTCAATGAATGTAGTTTCTCATAACTTTGGAACAGCAAACTCAATTTCAAATTTCCTTAAAAACATGATAGCTGGTGGAGGTGCTCTAATCATTAGTTATTACCATAGCACCATCTTAGTAAATATAGTTTCTTTTTATCAATTATTATTTATTATTCTTTGTATGTTATTAGTATTAACTATCTATCAACTTAAAATTAAAACCTCTATTGATGAGGACTAG
- a CDS encoding glycosyl hydrolase family 18 protein, with translation MKKLRKISFITMLCMGTAGFANANCVQDDASAGWTGSLTFHCTEDTDLVKNPISFKVSNGIKVSSMWGLPGNSQFTQDGDTISVTVKKWWPDEAYVAQAGQYYTLSFSPNTNNFAISGFSINSQDGGQEASKATIKINLPQKPQFIGTSKANVIIYKDGVKVAEMKDTAWGSSQSFEAEGNVGYTISVPALDNATGSATPSNFTTTGGQTQEVNIQYTAPQVDYKGNITIVASTPDSTTKTPSFNLTDEQGNIIKQGNLNFTSPINLADIPTNANGRQYQLTVDGYAENGFNYTAKPVSVVVKNTETTEAKVEYTKEAMPTEKVSVEVKGIPSGKSSTLTLRSDSGKTITSELNADGLSSIDVPKDGENWAITASSFDGYKVAVSPANFTANQNAQNITITFTEQQKSTQDEFITGYWENWKPAQQPQSTDMGNPAHYSTDVAPYTHVVYSFLTLAKNPNPDNPSNTTWDGSAIYESMTAGDVIKFMKQYPEGTANWERTDNWMRVRVDALIKATHDNNGKFIWAIGGWSDLQQTISTNQVDKLVSMIVDLLKVSGDGVDFDWEHLHQLADGSKNPNAQQQTAALAEVLLKLRQALDKAGLQDKQIGYTTRFNAFMADSKQYGFPGFNSDGEGLAIDNWLKAHGSSLNNVVDFVNIMAYDVGPEYMPNGQTWNMNIYKNVLSTFGAHVDSSKVVLGFEPGGQAAGGQWEGMTVDKQAIDYVANNGYGGSMFWAINQPPYNSTENTGLNSDKLAKYSQDKFSNN, from the coding sequence ATGAAAAAATTAAGAAAAATATCTTTTATCACTATGTTATGCATGGGTACTGCTGGATTTGCAAATGCTAACTGTGTACAAGATGATGCATCAGCAGGTTGGACAGGTAGCTTAACTTTCCATTGTACAGAGGATACTGATCTTGTTAAAAACCCTATTTCTTTTAAAGTATCAAATGGCATTAAGGTAAGTTCTATGTGGGGCTTGCCTGGTAATTCTCAATTCACTCAAGATGGGGATACTATCTCTGTAACAGTTAAAAAATGGTGGCCTGATGAAGCTTACGTTGCACAAGCAGGCCAATACTATACTTTATCATTCTCACCAAATACAAATAATTTTGCTATTAGTGGATTCTCTATCAATAGCCAAGATGGTGGTCAAGAAGCTTCTAAAGCTACTATAAAAATAAACCTTCCTCAAAAACCTCAATTCATCGGCACTAGCAAAGCTAATGTAATTATTTACAAAGATGGTGTTAAAGTTGCGGAAATGAAAGATACTGCTTGGGGCTCTTCTCAAAGCTTTGAAGCTGAAGGTAACGTGGGCTATACAATTAGCGTACCAGCACTTGATAATGCTACAGGTAGTGCTACTCCATCTAACTTTACTACTACTGGTGGACAAACTCAAGAAGTTAACATTCAATACACTGCTCCTCAAGTAGATTATAAAGGAAACATAACTATAGTAGCATCCACTCCAGATTCTACCACTAAAACTCCTAGCTTTAATCTAACTGATGAGCAAGGAAACATTATTAAACAAGGAAATTTAAACTTTACTTCTCCTATAAACTTAGCTGACATTCCTACTAATGCAAATGGTAGACAATATCAGTTAACTGTTGATGGATATGCTGAAAATGGTTTTAACTATACTGCTAAACCAGTTTCTGTAGTTGTTAAGAATACTGAAACAACTGAAGCTAAAGTAGAATATACCAAAGAAGCCATGCCTACTGAGAAAGTAAGTGTCGAAGTTAAAGGTATTCCTAGTGGAAAAAGCTCTACTTTAACATTAAGAAGTGATAGTGGTAAAACCATTACATCAGAACTAAATGCTGATGGCTTATCCTCTATAGATGTTCCTAAAGATGGTGAAAATTGGGCTATCACAGCATCTTCATTTGATGGTTATAAAGTAGCTGTTTCTCCAGCAAATTTCACAGCTAACCAAAATGCACAAAATATTACTATAACTTTCACTGAACAACAAAAATCTACTCAAGATGAATTCATTACTGGTTACTGGGAAAACTGGAAACCTGCTCAACAACCTCAATCAACTGATATGGGTAATCCAGCTCATTATAGTACTGATGTTGCTCCATATACACACGTTGTTTACTCATTCTTAACTTTAGCTAAAAATCCTAATCCAGACAACCCATCAAATACTACTTGGGATGGAAGTGCTATTTATGAATCTATGACAGCAGGCGATGTTATTAAATTTATGAAACAATACCCTGAAGGAACTGCTAACTGGGAACGTACTGATAATTGGATGAGAGTTAGAGTCGATGCTTTAATTAAAGCTACTCATGATAATAACGGTAAATTCATCTGGGCTATTGGCGGATGGTCAGATCTACAGCAAACTATTTCTACAAACCAAGTTGACAAGCTTGTAAGCATGATTGTAGATTTACTTAAAGTTTCTGGTGATGGTGTTGACTTTGACTGGGAACACTTACATCAACTAGCTGATGGTAGCAAAAACCCAAATGCTCAACAACAAACTGCTGCTTTAGCAGAGGTTTTATTAAAACTTCGTCAAGCTCTAGATAAAGCTGGTTTACAAGATAAACAAATTGGTTATACTACTCGCTTTAATGCTTTTATGGCTGATAGTAAACAATATGGCTTCCCAGGATTTAATTCTGATGGCGAAGGCTTAGCAATAGACAACTGGTTAAAAGCTCATGGTAGTTCTTTAAACAATGTTGTTGATTTCGTAAATATAATGGCTTATGACGTTGGACCTGAATATATGCCAAATGGTCAAACTTGGAATATGAATATTTACAAAAATGTATTAAGTACTTTTGGCGCTCACGTTGATAGCAGTAAAGTTGTTCTAGGTTTTGAACCAGGTGGACAAGCTGCTGGTGGACAGTGGGAAGGTATGACTGTTGATAAACAAGCAATTGACTATGTAGCTAACAATGGTTATGGCGGAAGCATGTTCTGGGCAATAAACCAACCTCCATATAATAGTACTGAAAACACTGGCTTAAATTCTGATAAGCTAGCAAAATATTCTCAAGATAAATTCTCTAATAATTAA
- the ispF gene encoding 2-C-methyl-D-erythritol 2,4-cyclodiphosphate synthase, translating into MMFRIGHGYDVHRFTDAKQNIIIGGIEIPYEYGLEAHSDGDVLTHAICDALLGALALGDIGKFFPDTDKRFKNQDSKYFLREIKKMLDNESYKISNIDCSIIAEAPKMLLHIERIRCCLAETLNINISQINVKATTNEKLGHIGRKEGIATHAVCLLYKN; encoded by the coding sequence ATAATGTTTAGAATAGGTCATGGTTATGATGTTCATAGATTTACAGATGCAAAGCAAAATATAATAATTGGTGGAATTGAAATCCCATATGAATATGGTCTAGAAGCTCACTCAGATGGAGATGTTCTTACACATGCTATATGTGATGCTTTATTAGGTGCTTTAGCTTTAGGTGATATCGGCAAATTTTTTCCAGACACTGACAAAAGATTTAAGAATCAAGACAGTAAATATTTCTTAAGAGAAATAAAAAAGATGTTAGATAATGAGAGTTACAAAATATCTAACATTGACTGCTCTATAATAGCTGAAGCCCCTAAAATGCTACTTCATATAGAAAGAATAAGATGTTGTTTAGCTGAAACTTTAAATATTAATATTTCTCAAATAAATGTTAAAGCAACTACTAATGAAAAATTAGGACATATAGGTAGAAAAGAAGGCATAGCAACTCATGCAGTATGTCTCCTATATAAGAATTAA
- the typA gene encoding translational GTPase TypA produces MINNLRNIAIIAHVDHGKTTLVDKLLQQSGTLKNRGPDVERVMDSNDIEKERGITILAKNTALKWKDYRINIVDTPGHADFGGEVERVLSMVDSVLLLVDAVDGPMPQTRFVTEKAFAKGLKPIVVINKIDRDGARPDWVVDQVFDLFDRLGATDEQLDFPIIYASAINGWATNELDEKKEDMTDLFNTIIERVEPPKVDEKGPFQMQISSLDYSSFLGTIGIGRIQRGKVKTNTPITLINKEGKTRNGRILQILGYMGLDRVEVPEAQAGDIVCITGMEGLNISDTLCSPEKVEALPELSVDEPTISMTFQVNNSPFAGKEGKYVTSRQIKDRLDKELLTNVALHVEQLEDPDKFKVSGRGELHLSILLENMRREGFEIAVSRPHVIFKEVDGEMHEPYEQAIIDVNEEYQGTVMERMGLRQGELKNMEPDGKGRVKLEFIIPSRGLIGFYTEFLTITSGSGIMNKVFDHYGPMKKQTLETRQNGTLVSINNGKAVAFSIFNLQERGKMFVTHNTEVYEGMIVGIHNRDNDLTVNITKGKQLTNMRASGKDEALTLVTPIKLTLEYALEFIEDDELVEITPKNIRLRKKHLTESDRKKASRSSL; encoded by the coding sequence ATGATCAATAATTTAAGGAATATTGCAATTATAGCCCATGTCGACCATGGTAAAACAACACTTGTTGATAAACTTTTACAACAGTCAGGAACTTTAAAAAATAGAGGCCCTGATGTTGAAAGAGTAATGGACTCTAATGACATAGAAAAAGAAAGAGGTATTACAATATTAGCAAAAAATACTGCTCTAAAATGGAAAGACTATAGAATTAATATAGTTGACACCCCAGGACATGCTGACTTTGGTGGTGAGGTTGAGCGTGTACTTTCAATGGTAGACTCTGTTCTTTTACTTGTTGATGCTGTTGATGGACCGATGCCTCAAACAAGGTTCGTAACAGAAAAAGCTTTTGCAAAAGGATTAAAGCCAATTGTTGTTATAAATAAAATAGATCGTGATGGCGCTAGACCAGACTGGGTAGTTGATCAAGTTTTCGACCTGTTTGATAGACTTGGTGCTACAGATGAGCAGCTAGACTTTCCTATTATTTATGCTTCAGCTATTAATGGCTGGGCAACTAATGAGCTTGATGAGAAAAAAGAAGATATGACAGACCTTTTCAACACAATTATTGAGCGTGTTGAGCCTCCTAAAGTTGATGAAAAAGGTCCGTTCCAAATGCAAATATCTTCACTAGATTACTCAAGCTTCTTAGGAACTATTGGTATTGGTCGTATTCAACGTGGCAAAGTTAAAACTAATACTCCTATTACTCTTATAAATAAAGAAGGTAAAACTCGTAATGGAAGAATCCTTCAAATACTAGGGTATATGGGACTAGACCGTGTTGAAGTTCCAGAGGCACAAGCTGGAGATATCGTTTGTATTACAGGCATGGAAGGTTTAAATATTTCTGATACACTTTGTAGCCCAGAAAAAGTCGAAGCTCTCCCAGAGTTATCAGTAGATGAACCAACTATTAGTATGACCTTTCAGGTTAATAATTCTCCTTTTGCGGGTAAAGAAGGTAAATATGTAACCTCTCGCCAAATCAAAGATCGTCTAGACAAAGAATTACTTACAAACGTAGCGTTACACGTTGAGCAGCTTGAAGATCCTGATAAATTTAAAGTATCTGGTCGTGGAGAACTCCACCTTTCTATCCTACTAGAAAATATGCGTCGTGAAGGTTTTGAAATAGCTGTATCACGTCCTCATGTTATTTTTAAAGAAGTTGATGGAGAAATGCATGAGCCTTATGAGCAAGCAATCATTGATGTAAATGAAGAGTACCAAGGCACTGTAATGGAACGCATGGGTCTTCGCCAAGGTGAATTAAAAAACATGGAACCAGATGGCAAAGGTCGCGTAAAACTTGAGTTTATAATACCTTCTCGAGGGCTAATTGGTTTTTATACAGAGTTTTTAACTATCACATCTGGCTCTGGTATTATGAATAAAGTTTTTGACCATTATGGACCTATGAAAAAGCAAACTCTTGAAACTCGTCAAAATGGTACCTTAGTCTCTATAAATAATGGTAAAGCCGTAGCATTCTCTATTTTTAATTTACAAGAACGTGGGAAGATGTTTGTAACACATAATACAGAAGTTTATGAAGGTATGATCGTTGGAATTCATAATCGTGATAATGATCTAACTGTAAATATAACTAAAGGTAAACAATTAACAAATATGCGCGCATCTGGTAAAGATGAAGCTCTAACTCTAGTAACTCCAATCAAGTTAACTCTAGAATATGCTTTAGAGTTTATTGAAGATGATGAATTAGTAGAGATCACTCCTAAAAATATTAGATTACGTAAAAAACATCTTACAGAGAGTGATAGAAAAAAAGCAAGTCGTAGTTCTTTATAA